The Hevea brasiliensis isolate MT/VB/25A 57/8 chromosome 1, ASM3005281v1, whole genome shotgun sequence genome has a window encoding:
- the LOC110633430 gene encoding 17.4 kDa class III heat shock protein-like → MSLVADSNTFDAISHLFNIPESIEKFMIHSRPNDTNENMDVGSIPVDILDTLKEYIFYMDVPGLSKFDIQVTVEDENTLVIKSGGKRKREDGEEEGCKYIRLERRAPQKLMRKFRLPENANVSAIIAKCESRVLTVVVEKHPPPPKPKKVEVTVS, encoded by the exons ATGAGCCTAGTAGCAGACTCTAACACGTTTGATGCAATAAGCCATTTGTTCAATATCCCTGAGAGCATCGAGAAGTTCATGATCCATTCACGCCCAAATGACACAAATGAGAATATGGATGTGGGAAGCATTCCTGTGGATATCTTGGACACCCTTAAAGAGTACATTTTCTACATGGATGTGCCTGGCTTGTCCAAGTTTGATATTCAG GTGACTGTTGAAGATGAGAACACTCTGGTGATTAAAAGTGGAGGGAAAAGGAAACGGGAAGATGGTGAGGAGGAAGGCTGCAAGTACATAAGGCTTGAGAGGAGGGCACCTCAGAAGCTGATGAGGAAGTTCCGATTGCCTGAAAATGCCAATGTATCTGCCATTATTGCTAAATGCGAAAGCAGGGTTCTGACCGTTGTTGTCGAGAAGCATCCTCCTCCACCTAAGCCGAAAAAGGTTGAAGTTACTGTCTCTTGA